The following proteins come from a genomic window of Montipora capricornis isolate CH-2021 chromosome 9, ASM3666992v2, whole genome shotgun sequence:
- the LOC138017838 gene encoding melatonin receptor type 1B-B-like yields MTDKEQEVLFRALQERPQGLVVMESVLMVVINFMAFTGNLMVCWAIYRNERLRTIPNIYVATLAISDSLMAVLCMPLSVVLLITGHWPFSQSVCHFQGFFCFFCALYSLLLMTATAVNRYFRVVKPNVYRRRFKVRSTIISVLFIAMVAGLGAGLSSMTRLATFIVHYGKVICFMDFKTPQIDMGYMAFLDAVYIAIPIGVIVFAYYKIFKTIKGHNRDVITTRQSGPLSVNVEEIRVTKALFATVLGFILCWGPIATIDMVSSFTEHKIAIPRQVFALYIYLGFGSCSINPVIYGVMNRAFRTEFHRVLTFWRKKNFVEPSNKTHSFKSTMKSAQDAP; encoded by the coding sequence ATGACCGACAAAGAACAGGAAGTCCTCTTTCGCGCGCTTCAAGAACGTCCCCAAGGATTAGTGGTGATGgaaagtgttttgatggttgTTATAAACTTCATGGCCTTCACTGGAAATCTTATGGTTTGCTGGGCCATTTATCGTAATGAGCGGCTTCGGACAATACCAAATATTTATGTGGCGACCCTGGCCATATCTGACTCGCTGATGGCAGTTCTCTGTATGCCACTATCGGTGGTTCTTCTCATAACCGGGCACTGGCCTTTCAGCCAATCTGTGTGCCATTTTCAgggattcttttgttttttctgcgcTTTGTACTCGTTGCTTCTTATGACTGCCACGGCCGTCAACCGTTATTTTCGTGTGGTGAAACCGAATGTTTATCGACGTCGCTTCAAGGTAAGGTCAACTATAATTTCAGTGCTTTTTATAGCAATGGTGGCTGGACTCGGTGCAGGGCTTTCCTCGATGACTCGATTAGCCACATTTATTGTACATTACGGAAAAGTAATCTGTTTCATGGACTTCAAAACCCCGCAGATTGACATGGGATACATGGCTTTCTTAGATGCAGTTTACATTGCCATTCCTATCGGAGTCATTGTGTTCGCATACTACAAGATTTTCAAAACCATCAAAGGACATAATCGCGATGTGATCACCACGAGGCAATCGGGGCCTTTGAGCGTAAACGTTGAAGAAATCCGAGTTACAAAAGCTCTCTTTGCAACTGTTCTGGGCTTTATTCTTTGTTGGGGGCCTATAGCAACGATTGACATGGTCAGTTCCTTCACGGAACACAAGATCGCAATACCTCGGCAAGTGTTTGCTCTGTATATATACCTGGGCTTCGGAAGTTGCTCCATTAACCCCGTTATATATGGCGTCATGAACAGAGCCTTTAGAACTGAGTTCCACCGAGTTTTAACTTtctggaggaaaaaaaactttgtcgaGCCCAGTAACAAAACTCATTCTTTCAAAAGTACGATGAAATCGGCCCAAGATGCACCCTGA